From Nocardioides faecalis:
GGTCATCGGCGGCGGGGTCGTCGGCTGCGGTGCCGCCCTGGACGCCGCCACCCGCGGCCTGAGCGTGGGACTGGTCGAGGCCCGCGACTTCGCCTCCGGCACCTCCAGCCGCAGCTCGAAGCTGATCCACGGCGGGCTGCGCTACCTGGAGATGATGGACTTCCGGCTCGTCGCCGAGGCGCTTAAGGAGCGCGGGCTGCTCATGCAGCGCCTCGCCCCGCACCTGGTCCGGCCCGTGCCCTTCCTCTACCCGCTCACCGGGCGGGCCTGGGAGCGGTTCTACGCCGGCACCGGGGTCGCGATGTACGACGCCATGGCCAAGGCCAGCGGGTACGGCGACGGCATGCCGCGCCACCGGCACCTGACCCGCCGCGGGGCCCGGCGGGCGTTCCCCTCGCTGCGCAAGGACGCCCTCGTCGGTGCGATCCGCTACTACGACGCGCAGGTCGACGACGCCCGGCACACCATGTTCCTGGCCCGCACCGCCGCCACCTACGGCGCCGCGGTCGCCTCCCGCACCCGGGTGCTCGGCCTGGTCAAGGAGAGCGAGCGCGTGGTGGGTGCCGAGGTCGTCGACCTGGAGACGGGCCGACGGTTCACGATCCGCGCCGCGCAGGTCATCAACGCCACCGGGGTGTGGACCGACGAGACCCAGGCGATGGCCCGGGAGCGCGGCCAGTTCCGCGTCCGCGCCAGCAAGGGCATCCACCTGGTCGTGCCCCGCGACCGGATCCGCGGCGAGACCGGGCTCATCCTGCGCACCGAGAAGTCGGTGCTGTTCGTGATCCCGTGGAAGCGGCACTGGATCATCGGCACCACCGACACCGACTGGGCGCTGTCCAAGGACCACCCTGCCGCCAGCTCGCGCGACATCGACTACGTGCTCGGCGAGGTGAACGAGGTCCTCGAGGTGCCGCTGACCCGCGACGACGTCGAGGGCGTCTTCGCCGGGCTGCGCCCCCTGCTGGCCGGTGAGGACGCGGCCACCTCCAAGCTCTCCCGCGAGCACGCGGTGGCCCACAGCGTGCCCGGCCTGGTCGTGGTCGCCGGCGGCAAGTACACGACCTACCGGGTGATGGCGGCCGACGCCGTCGACGAGGCGGTGCACGGCCTGGAGACCGTGCTCGGGCGCCGTGTCGGCGCCTGCGTGACCGAGACCGTGCCGCTGGTCGGCGCCGACGGCTACCAGGCGCTGTGGAACCAGCGCCGCACGCTGGCCGCGCGGTCCGGGCTGGCCGTCAACCGTGTCGAGCACCTTTTGCAGCGCTACGGCTCGCTGGTGCTGGAGGTG
This genomic window contains:
- a CDS encoding glycerol-3-phosphate dehydrogenase/oxidase, whose protein sequence is MNPAPLAPRARSAALRRMETQQLDVLVIGGGVVGCGAALDAATRGLSVGLVEARDFASGTSSRSSKLIHGGLRYLEMMDFRLVAEALKERGLLMQRLAPHLVRPVPFLYPLTGRAWERFYAGTGVAMYDAMAKASGYGDGMPRHRHLTRRGARRAFPSLRKDALVGAIRYYDAQVDDARHTMFLARTAATYGAAVASRTRVLGLVKESERVVGAEVVDLETGRRFTIRAAQVINATGVWTDETQAMARERGQFRVRASKGIHLVVPRDRIRGETGLILRTEKSVLFVIPWKRHWIIGTTDTDWALSKDHPAASSRDIDYVLGEVNEVLEVPLTRDDVEGVFAGLRPLLAGEDAATSKLSREHAVAHSVPGLVVVAGGKYTTYRVMAADAVDEAVHGLETVLGRRVGACVTETVPLVGADGYQALWNQRRTLAARSGLAVNRVEHLLQRYGSLVLEVLDLVAAEPELAEPLPGAEDYLKVEAVYAVTHEGARHLDDVLTRRLRISFETFDRGVAAAPYVAELVRGHLHWDAAQTEREVQHYLKRVEAERESQRQPDDLTADAARKGAPDVVPVSQDAAGSETMDAGAGSGLGSDEGETT